In one Drosophila pseudoobscura strain MV-25-SWS-2005 chromosome X, UCI_Dpse_MV25, whole genome shotgun sequence genomic region, the following are encoded:
- the LOC117184654 gene encoding uncharacterized protein has product MKLLFLVTLFALALQLVASATTTTQSSVTKCKNPSRCIRTYVIVTRRRNTSG; this is encoded by the coding sequence ATGAAGCTCCTTTTCCTCGTCACCTTGTTCGCTCTGGCCCTGCAGTTGGTAGCCTCAGCCACGACTACTACGCAGTCATCCGTCACGAAGTGCAAGAACCCGAGCAGGTGCATCAGGACCTACGTGATTGTGACTCGCAGAAGGAACACTTCGGGCTGA
- the LOC117184653 gene encoding uncharacterized protein encodes MKFLFVVVLIALAIQLTVAQSSTATTEAATTTTTAASTDTTTTTAASVTSATTKKTNKLCWRGNNWCNTRQQVKCKNPKNCIKTIVVVRRHRG; translated from the coding sequence ATGAAGTTCCTTTTCGTAGTCGTTCTCATTGCTCTGGCCATCCAGTTGACAGTAGCACAGAGCTCCACTGCCACAACGGAAGCCGCAACGACCACAACGACAGCTGCGTCCACAGATACGACCACGACGACAGCGGCATCAGTGACCAGTGCTACGACCAAGAAAACAAATAAGCTTTGCTGGAGGGGAAACAACTGGTGCAACACCCGTCAGCAGGTCAAGTGCAAGAACCCCAAGAATTGCATCAAGACCATCGTGGTGGTGCGTCGCCATAGAGGCTAG